A portion of the Lolium rigidum isolate FL_2022 chromosome 1, APGP_CSIRO_Lrig_0.1, whole genome shotgun sequence genome contains these proteins:
- the LOC124683166 gene encoding mitogen-activated protein kinase homolog MMK1-like — MPAAPPPPVVAVMDEDDLDWDARDWDNLEEDLVKKKKVPAPDSVEWGDDDEGFVNKYHAPAGTTTDDWGVHKAPTGDADGDDAGSCSEDDMEAGGRQPRQPVITPCYGGRFITFTLLFATFRLTAKYTNPITYIGSGAYGTVCSAFDADNSKQVAVKKITDPFADVASAKLVLREVMLLSQLKHNNIVLLVDVVPPPSLDLMTDVYLTTELLHTDLHKLLYEQKAFSEVHIQTYIYQILCGLKYLHSANVVHRDLKPSNLLLTDDGTLKICDFGQARIRRKRMSNRVGTLNYKAPEILLHSSRYTSAVDIWSVGCIFAELLLGSPLFPGIDGHDQLRRILEFTGKPAPHQDLRYLDRVAQVEVKMWTPRQRRSLADMLPKADISAVELAEKMLLFDPNERITVEDAIAHPYLQHLRDPTKEGVFPPLVCDDHEKENMSIDEMKELIYGISLTFNPDYRGLPTTRMPLELPSPLAGITATKPLRQRKGSCPWVPDRERQWQRQKLED; from the exons ATGCCTGCCGCTCCACCACCTCCCGTGGTTGCGGTGATGGACGAGGACGACCTGGATTGGGATGCCCGGGATTGGGATAACCTAGAGGAGGatttggtgaagaagaagaaggtacCCGCGCCTGATTCAGTCGAGTGGggagacgacgacgagggctTCGTGAACAAGTATCATGCGCCCGCTGGTACCACGACAGACGACTGGGGAGTCCACAAGGCACCGACGGGCGATGCTGATGGTGACGACGCTGGGAGCTGCTCTGAAGACGACATGGAGGCGGGTGGCCGGCAGCCTCGGCAGCCGGTTATCACACCGTGCTACGGCGGCCGCTTCATCACCTTCACTTTACTCTTCGCCACCTTCAGGCTAACTGCCAAGTACACGAACCCAATTACCTACATTGGGTCTGGGGCCTACGGCACCGTCTG TTCTGCATTCGATGCCGATAACAGCAAGCAGGTGGCGGTCAAGAAGATCACTGACCCGTTCGCAGATGTCGCTAGTGCAAAGCTTGTGCTACGGGAGGTGATGTTGCTGTCGCAATTGAAGCACAACAAC ATTGTTCTCCTTGTGGATGTTGTACCTCCTCCAAGCCTTGATTTAATGACTGATGTCTATTTGACAACTGAGCTGCTTCACACGGACCTGCACAAACTCCTCTATGAACAAAAGGCTTTCTCTGAGGTTCACATCCAG ACCTATATCTACCAGATTTTGTGTGGATTGAAGTACTTGCACTCAGCAAATGTTGTCCATCGTGACTTAAAACCCAGTAACCTCCTGTTAACTGACGATGGTACTCTAAAAATATGTGACTTTGGTCAAGCGCGAATTCGTCGCAAACGTATGAGCAATCGTGTTGGAACACTGAATTACAAAGCTCCTGAGATATTGCTTCATTCCTCCCGATACACCTCTGCTGTTGATATTTGGTCTGTTGGGTGCATTTTTGCCGAGCTATTGCTTGGAAGTCCTTTGTTCCCAGGTATAGACGGGCATGACCAGCTAAGAAGAATACTGGAG TTCACTGGTAAACCAGCTCCTCATCAGGATCTGAGGTACCTTGACAGGGTTGCGCAAGTGGAAGTGAAAATGTGGACCCCTCGCCAAAGGCGCTCACTTGCCGACATGCTTCCTAAGGCTGATATTTCTGCAGTTGAACTTGCCGAGAAGATGCTACTGTTTGACCCCAATGAAAGAATCACTG TTGAAGACGCAATTGCGCACCCATACCTTCAACACCTGCGTGATCCAACCAAAGAGGGTGTCTTCCCTCCTCTGGTGTGTGATGACCATGAGAAAGAAAATATGTCAATTGATGAGATGAAGGAACTTATCTATGGCATATCTTTAACATTCAACCCGGATTACAG GGGCTTGCCGACCACAAGGATGCCCTTGGAGCTCCCCTCTCCCCTTGCAG GCATTACAGCGACAAAGCCGCTGAGGCAGCGCAAGGGTTCTTGCCCCTGGGTTCCCGATAGAGAAAG GCAATGGCAGCGGCAGAAACTTGAGGATTAA